From Egibacteraceae bacterium:
AGCGGCTGACACCAGCGACGTTCGACGCGGTCACCACCAACCGCTCGCACCTGGCCACCACCACCGTCAACGCCCGGGCCGCGCAGTTGCTGTCGCGCGAGTACGGCGGCGAGGTCGCCCCCCGCACGATCGCCGCGCTGTCCAAGTACACCTACCTCACCTCGGTCACGTTGGGCCGCGACGTCACCCCGCCGTTTCACGTGCGCGGTGTGCCGGTCGACGAACTGTGGGCGCATTGCTACCACCCCGAGGCGATCGGCGACCTGGACGCGGCGGTCGACCGCACCGCCGGCCGTCGACCCATCCGCGACACCGCCGCCGAGCTCGACACCCTCGACGGGCGGATCCTCGAGCATCTGCAGGCCCGTGGCCGCCGCGACGGCCCGGCACCAGCAAGCGGTGGTGCGCCGGGCAAGGCGACGCGCGGGTCCGGGCGCAGCGACGACGCGCTGATCTACGACCCAGCCGAGACAGGAGGGCCGCGATGAGCGCCAACCCGCCGACGATCACCCCACCCACCCGCCCGCTGCGCGCCGGCGAGATCGAGGTGTTGGAAAGCATCTACGCCCACCGGCTGCTGACCACCCACCAGCTGTGGGAGTTGCACACCCCGGCTGGGGAGACCCGGGACCCCAGCTGGATGCGTCACATCGTCGCGCATCTGCGCCGTCGGGGCCTGGTGCGCAGCACCCGCTGGCGCGGCGACAGGCAGCTGCGCTGCTGGTATGTCACCGAGGCCGGCGCGGACACGATCGAGGCGGTCACGACCCGGCTGCGCAGCCGGCGGGTGCTGCTGACCGCAGACGGCGCCGCCGGCATGCACCAAAGCCACACCCTCGCGGTCAACGACGTCGGCATTGCGTTCGCGACCTGGGCGAAGACGCTCGGCCACGAGTGCGGACATCTGGCGTGGGAGAACGAGGTCGCCCACCGCATCGGCGACGGCAACCGGGGGGTGCGCGGCGGTGACCTCCTGGTCGCCGACGCGATGCTGCACTACGCCGCGCTGGTGGGGGGGCGCACCACGCTGCTGTACCGCTTCGTCGAGCTCGACCGGGCGACGATGAGTGTGCAGGAGCTGGGCGAGAAGCTGCGCCGCTACGTCACCTACGAAACCTATGTGCCCCGCGACGCACACGACGGCCGTCCCGCCTGGCAGCAGCGCTATCCCGGCATGCCCGGCGTGGTCCTGGTGCTGACCGGCAAGCCCCGCCGCCTGTTGGAGCGCCGCCGGGCGATGCTGTTCGCGGTGTGTCACCTGGACCCGACGATCCGGGAGGCGATCGACCAGGGACGAGCACCCAGTGTTTCGGTGGTGCTCCTCGAGGACCTGCAACGCGAGGGCCCGTTCGCCGGCGTGTTCCTCCGCCCCGGCGCGCCCGACACCCCGGTGAACGTGATCGGTCGTCCTGTGCCCGCTACCGGAACGAAGGCAAGCTGATGAGCGGGACTGCCGCCCTTGACGCAGCCGCCCGGCTGGCCCGCTCCGAGCGGTTGTCGGGCCGCCAGCTGGTGCTGCTGCCGCTGACCGGGCCGGCTGCGGCGTTCACCGAGGTGCAGGGTCGGGCGCCGGGCGCGTCCACCGCACCCGAGGACCTGGCGGAGCTGATCAGCTCCATCGCCACCATCGGGGTGCTCCAACCCATCCTGGTCGAGCAGTTCCCCGACGGCCGGCGCCGGCTGGTGTCCGGTGAGCGGCGGCTGCGCGCCGCCAAATGGGTGGCCACCAGCCACCCCGACGAGGACCGCTACCAGACGATCCCCGCGGTCACCTGTCCCGGCCCGCTGCCCGAGGAGGACCGGCGGGTGTGGCAGCTCGTGGAGAACCTCGCCCGCGAAGACCTGCGCCCTGGCGAGCTGGCCGCGGCGCTGCTGTTCGAGCGTTGCGCGGTGCTGACCGCCAAGCTGCTGGCCGCCGGGGTGCCCGTGCCCGCTGGTGTCACCGGCATCGAGGACCCGGTGGAGCGGTTCCGCGCCCTCGACAAGCTGCGGCTGGCGCACGGCCAGTCACGCCTGGGTGCGCCGTGGCCCGAGGTGCTGCGCCGCCTGGGTATCCAGATCCCCGAACGCAAGGCCCAGCAGTTGGCGCACGCTTTCGCCACCTTGCCCGCGGAGCTGTCCGCGGAGATGGACGCCCACAAGATCGCGCTGCACACCCGCATGCGCTACCTCAAGCTCGACCAGGGCAACCGGGCCGCCGCCCGCGAGCTGTGGGAGGCGGTCAAGCAGCGGGCCCGCCCGGAACTGCTCACCGCCGCGGTACGCGCCCGCCACGACGACCCTGACCTGGACCCCGTCGGCGCGGTAGCCGCCGCCGAGGCCGAACACGCCGCGGCCAACCTGGCACGCGCCGACCAGCGGGCCTGCCCCGACCCGACCTCCGCGTGTGAGGCCGAGGGTGGCGACGAGCCGACGGGTGCAGGCACCAAGGCCCCCGATGATGACCTCGAGCACACACGCGGGCTGGCGGCCGCGACCGTCGACGCGCTCACCCAGCTGGCCGCAGCGATCACCAACGGCGCGTGCCTGTCGGCCTATGACCGCGGGTCGCTGCGTCTGCACATCGCCCAGCTGACCGAAGCGCTGGAGCGGGCGGAGAGGACGGCGGCATGACCACCGCTCTGCCTTTGGCCCCCGCGCGCGGCTGCAACTGCCACGCCTGCCCCTTCTACATCGACAACCCGTCCGCGGTCGAGCCGATCTGTGGCGGCACCAACACCTCCTGCTCCTACTGCGGCTGCGCGCGCAGCGACGGTGCCCTGGTCGGCGCTGGCGGCTGCGGGCAGTGCCCGATCCGCTGCGGCAGCCGCACCGACATCACCGACTGGATGGCCGACGTCGGCGGCACCCTCGCCTTCGACGACATCGCCCTGGACGTCCAGCTGCCCGCCGGGCTGCCCCGGTTCATACCCCAAGTCGACGGGCACGACATCACCCGCTTCGACCGCGCGCTGGGCTGGCCGGCCTACGCGGTCGGGCTGCGCCGGGTGTTCAGCCCCACCAGCCACACCATGTACCCCAAGTTCGTCGGCAAGACGGCCGCCGAGGCCCTCAAACTCCGAGACGGCCAGCTGGCGGTGCTGGTCGGCTACGGCGAGGACCCCCTCGTCGAGGCGTTGTGGACCCGCCGCCACCAGCTGATCGGCGAGATCGCGGCCCAGGAGTGGGACCTGGTGTTGGCGTGCAACTACTCGATGTACGGCAACCAGCCCCGCGCCGAGCCATCTGCTGAACTTCCGCCGCAACCTCCTGCTCGCCCAGGAGATGTGCGACGCCGGCGTGCCCGCGGTGCCCAACCTGTACTGGTTCCGCCGCGAGGACCTCGACCGCTACGGCGCCTGGCTGGCCGACACCGGGCCCGCCGCCGTCGCGATCAACTTGCAGACCTTCCGCCGGGACGCCTCCTGGAACGACATGGCGCTGCCGGGACTGGCCTACCTGTCGCTGCTGTTGCCCGCCCACACCCGTCTGATCGCCACGGGCACCTCCCGCCGCGACCGCATCGCCCAGCTGCACGCCCTGTTCGGTGACCGCCTCGTCCTGGTGTCGCAGAACCCCCAGCAGTACGCCCGCCACGGCGCGGTCATGACCGCGTCGGGCCGCGTCGACGTGCACGCCCACGACCACGACGCG
This genomic window contains:
- a CDS encoding ParB/RepB/Spo0J family partition protein; the encoded protein is MSGTAALDAAARLARSERLSGRQLVLLPLTGPAAAFTEVQGRAPGASTAPEDLAELISSIATIGVLQPILVEQFPDGRRRLVSGERRLRAAKWVATSHPDEDRYQTIPAVTCPGPLPEEDRRVWQLVENLAREDLRPGELAAALLFERCAVLTAKLLAAGVPVPAGVTGIEDPVERFRALDKLRLAHGQSRLGAPWPEVLRRLGIQIPERKAQQLAHAFATLPAELSAEMDAHKIALHTRMRYLKLDQGNRAAARELWEAVKQRARPELLTAAVRARHDDPDLDPVGAVAAAEAEHAAANLARADQRACPDPTSACEAEGGDEPTGAGTKAPDDDLEHTRGLAAATVDALTQLAAAITNGACLSAYDRGSLRLHIAQLTEALERAERTAA
- a CDS encoding replication-relaxation family protein, giving the protein MSANPPTITPPTRPLRAGEIEVLESIYAHRLLTTHQLWELHTPAGETRDPSWMRHIVAHLRRRGLVRSTRWRGDRQLRCWYVTEAGADTIEAVTTRLRSRRVLLTADGAAGMHQSHTLAVNDVGIAFATWAKTLGHECGHLAWENEVAHRIGDGNRGVRGGDLLVADAMLHYAALVGGRTTLLYRFVELDRATMSVQELGEKLRRYVTYETYVPRDAHDGRPAWQQRYPGMPGVVLVLTGKPRRLLERRRAMLFAVCHLDPTIREAIDQGRAPSVSVVLLEDLQREGPFAGVFLRPGAPDTPVNVIGRPVPATGTKAS